In Primulina huaijiensis isolate GDHJ02 chromosome 4, ASM1229523v2, whole genome shotgun sequence, a genomic segment contains:
- the LOC140975846 gene encoding dynamin-2A-like yields MEAIEELSKLSDSMRQAAGLLADEDIDENSSSAFSKRTSTFLDVVTLGSTGAGKSAVLNSLIGHPALPTGEGGATRAPICVDLIRDNSLSSKSIVLHVDNNSQQVSASGLRHSLQDRLSKISGKSRDEIYLKLRTSTAPSLKLIDLPGVDKGSLDYALGRYAEHNDAILVVVIPASQAPEVASAKAIRMAKELDGECTRTVGVISKIDQVASETKILAAVKALLLNQGPRSTADIPWVALIGQSVSIASAQSGSVGADSSLETAWQAENESLKSILTGAPESKLGRLALVETLAQQIRNRMKVRLPSLLSGLQGKSQTVEDELFRLGAQMVQSSEGTKALALELCREFEDKFLQHISTGEGGGWKVVASFEGNFPNRIKQLPLDRHFDINNVKRIVLEADGYQPYLISPEKGLRSLIKGVLELAKEPSRLCVDEVHRVLVDIVSAAANATSGLGRYPPFKREVVTIAITALEGFKNEARNMVVALVDMERAFVPPQHFIRLVQRRMDRQRREEELKGRSSKKASEAESSILNRATSPQTVSQQSGGNLKSMKDKPNQQDKDKDTQQASALKTAGPEGEITAGFLLKKSAKTNGWSRRXLGYTKKQEERHFRGVITLEECNLDEVSEEEESPSKSSKDKKANGPDTGKTPSLLFKITNRVQYKTVLKAHSAVVLKAESMADKTEWLNKLRNVVSSKGGEVKGDSAPSMRQSLSDGSLDTVARRPVDPEEELRWMAQEVRGYVEAVLNSLAANVPKAVVLCQVEKAKEDMLNKLYISVSAQSAARIEELLQEDQNVKRRRERYQKQSSLLSKLTRQLSIHDNQAAAASNISNGGGAVSSPTASGTSGDDWRSAFDAAANGASDSYWDSKSNGHSRRRSDPVQNGDLSSEPNSSSRRTPVGMPPTPSSGQRS; encoded by the exons ATGGAGGCGATCGAGGAGTTGTCCAAGCTTTCCGATTCCATGCGCCAGGCCGCGGGCCTGCTTGCCGACGAAGATATTGACGAAAACTCATCTTCTGCTTTCTCTAAACGCACCTCCACTTTTCTCGATGTTGTTACTCTCGGAAGCACT GGTGCAGGTAAGTCTGCTGTGTTGAATAGTCTAATCGGGCATCCTGCACTG CCAACTGGCGAAGGTGGTGCCACACGTGCTCCGATATGTGTTGATTTAATAAGGGATAACTCTCTAAGCAGCAAATCCATAGTGTTGCATGTTGACAACAACTCTCAACAAGTTTCTGCTA GTGGTCTTCGGCATTCATTACAGGACAGGTTGAGCAAAATTTCGGGCAAGAGTCGTGATGAGATATACTTGAAGCTCCGAACAAGCACAG CTCCATCATTAAAACTGATTGATTTGCCTGGGGTGGATAAAGGAAGTCTTGATTATGCATTG GGTCGATATGCTGAACACAATGATGCAATATTGGTGGTTGTCATTCCTGCTTCCCAAGCTCCAGAAGTTGCATCAGCAAAAGCCATTAGAATGGCGAAGGAGCTTGATGGAGAAT gTACAAGAACTGTTGGTGTTATTAGTAAGATAGATCAGGTTGCTTCAGAAACAAAAATTCTTGCTGCTGTAAAAGCTCTTTTACTAAATCAGGGGCCACGAAGTACAGCTGACATCCCTTGGGTTGCTTTAATTGGACAATCTGTCTCCATAGCATCAGCTCAATCGGGAAGCGTCGGAGCTGACAGCTCTTTGGAAACTGCGTGGCAAGCTGAGAATGAgagtttgaaatctattcttACAGGAGCCCCGGAGAGCAAGCTTGGGAGACTAGCCTTGGTAGAAACTCTTGCTCAGCAGATCCGAAACCGTATGAAAGTCAGGCTTCCAAGTCTCCTCTCTGG GCTTCAGGGTAAGTCCCAAACAGTAGAGGATGAGCTTTTCAGACTCGGTGCACAGATGGTTCAGAGTTCGGAGGGTACAAAAGCATTAGCACTGGAGCTTTGCCGTGAATTTGAAGACAAGTTTCTTCAACACATTTCTACTGGAGAG GGTGGTGGGTGGAAAGTTGTTGCTAGCTTTGAAGGAAATTTCCCCAATAGGATCAAGCAGCTTCCACTAGATAGacattttgacataaataaTGTGAAGAGG ATTGTTCTTGAAGCAGATGGTTATCAACCGTATCTTATATCTCCTGAGAAAGGGTTGAGGTCTTTAATCAAGGGTGTTCTGGAGCTTGCAAAAGAACCTTCACGTCTTTGTGTTGATGAG GTGCACCGGGTACTCGTCGATATTGTCTCAGCTGCTGCAAATGCGACTTCAGGCCTTGGACGATATCCTCCATTTAAGCGAGAG GTTGTAACAATTGCCATAACCGCATTGGAAGGATTCAAGAATGAAGCAAGAAATATGGTTGTTGCTCTTGTTGACATGGAACGGGCATTTGTTCCTCCACAGCATTTTATTCGTTTGGTGCAGAGGCG aATGGATCGACAAAGACGGGAGGAGGAGCTTAAAGGCCGGTCATCAAAAAAAGCATCTGAGGCTGAATCGTCCATATTGAATAGG GCTACTAGTCCACAAACTGTAAGTCAACAAAGTGGGGGGAACTTAAAATCTATGAAAGATAAGCCCAATCAGCAAGACAAAGATAAAGATACACAACAAGCGTCTGCCTTGAAGACAGCAGGGCCTGAAGGAGAAATAACAGCAG GTTTTTTATTGAAGAAGAGTGCCAAAACCAATGGTTGGAGCAGGAGATGN CTTGGATACACGAAGAAACAAGAAGAGCGTCACTTCCGAGGCGTCATTACGTTGGAG GAATGTAACTTGGATGAAGTCTCAGAGGAAGAGGAATCTCCTTCAAAGAGTTCAAAAGATAAAAAGGCAAATGGTCCTGATACTGGGAAAACACCCAgtcttttattcaaaataacaaACAGGGTTCAATATAAGACAGTTCTAAAAG CCCATAGTGCTGTTGTTTTAAAGGCTGAGAGCATGGCAGATAAAACCGAGTGGTTGAATAAACTGAGAAATGTTGTTAGCTCTAAGGGAGGTGAAGTTAAGGGCGACTCTGCCCCTTCAATGCGGCAAAGTCTTTCTGATGGTTCACTT GATACAGTGGCCAGAAGACCTGTAGATCCGGAGGAAGAACTTCGATGGATGGCTCAAGAAGTGCGTGGTTATGTTGAAGCTGTTCTTAACAGTCTGGCTGCCAACGTCCCTAAG GCGGTTGTTCTATGCCAAGTAGAGAAGGCAAAAGAAGACATGCTTAATAAATTGTACATTTCTGTCAG TGCCCAAAGTGCAGCAAGAATAGAAGAACTGCTCCAGGAGGACCAGAATGTGAAGCGCAGAAGAGAACGCTACCAAAAGCAATCATCTCTACTTTCCAAGCTTACTAGGCAATTGAGTATCCATGACAATCAAGCAGCTGCAGCTTCCAACATATCAAATGGCGGGGGTGCAG TGAGTAGTCCAACTGCTTCTGGTACATCAGGTGATGACTGGAGATCTGCATTTGATGCTGCTGCCAATGGTGCATCAGATTCCTACTGGGATTCTAAGTCTAATGGTCACAGTCGCCGGAGAAGTGATCCAGTCCAAAATGGTGATTTAAGCTCAGAGCCGAATTCCAGCAGTCGTCGCACACCCGTTGGAATGCCACCTACTCCATCTTCTGGACAACGCTCATAG
- the LOC140975055 gene encoding uncharacterized protein, whose protein sequence is MKLCLPFQNCMGCRFFKSLLLTRILWMHHFGGGEWLRNKLSKTSQDLGFRGREWNQIVMKPSHHHLLRAKTTGSFLVPVPLVIFCIRCIMVATRNRNARDLINQEPQMSGVHHRMSKITRCRTALSDLRDPDTMDTECEPDSAILQ, encoded by the exons ATGAAACTCTGCCTTCCATTTCAGAATTGTATGGGGTGCCGATTCTTTAAATCTCTACTGCTCACAAGGATATTGTGGATG CATCACTTCGGAGGTGGGGAATGGCTTAGAAATAAGCTGTCGAAAACAAGCCAAGACTTGGGATTTCGTGGCAGAGAATGGAATCAGATCGTTATGAAGCCATCGCATCATCATTTACTTCGT GCTAAAACCACTGGTTCTTTTCTAGTTCCGGTCCCTCTAGTAATCTTTTGCATCAGATGCATAATGGTGGCTACTAGAAATAGAAATGCTAGAGATCTGATAAATCAAGAACCACAAATGTCAGGAGTTCATCACCGCATGTCTAAAATCACGAGATGTAGAACGGCTCTCAGTGACTTGAGGGATCCAGACACAATGGATACCGAATGTGAACCAGATTCTGCT ATATTGCAGTGA